From one Lactiplantibacillus paraplantarum genomic stretch:
- a CDS encoding iron-sulfur cluster biosynthesis family protein: MSNRQLTFDSAVVNKLSSKLDDQKRLLLTFEDGVGAFSQHAMLHMQTQFTLNIVSATTPTEGYHTILDSNLGPVAVKDYSVADLQQTMTIRLNTHQNTLQLTGEGGMIDDNVGLIDFTDPDGIKKNPSR; encoded by the coding sequence ATGTCTAATCGTCAGTTAACATTTGATTCAGCCGTCGTTAATAAGTTATCATCGAAACTTGATGATCAAAAGCGGCTATTATTAACTTTTGAAGACGGCGTCGGTGCTTTTTCACAACACGCCATGCTGCACATGCAAACTCAATTCACACTTAATATTGTCTCAGCAACGACTCCCACCGAGGGCTATCATACAATTCTTGATTCCAACCTCGGACCCGTTGCTGTCAAAGATTATTCAGTAGCAGATCTCCAGCAAACTATGACTATCCGCTTAAATACCCATCAAAACACCCTGCAACTCACTGGTGAGGGTGGCATGATCGATGATAACGTTGGCTTGATTGACTTTACCGATCCAGATGGCATTAAGAAGAACCCCTCGCGTTAA
- a CDS encoding HAD family hydrolase, translating into MTKAVIFDLDGLLIDSEVISLKMYQQMVQAHGKTLSMATYAQEYSGKSAVTNMQHLIERFDLPFDVDSGLKQSLALEKTFMQDGVDLKPGARELLQFLHAAHYSVALASSSIQERALSILTAHDVAQYFDQFTFGPDVDHGKPYPDIFLMACAKLKQQPADCLVLEDSEAGIQAATAANIPVICVPDMKRPNQPYADQATAIVPTLMDVITYLKSVQ; encoded by the coding sequence ATGACGAAGGCGGTTATTTTTGATTTAGATGGATTACTGATTGATAGTGAGGTTATTTCGTTAAAGATGTATCAACAAATGGTGCAAGCGCATGGAAAGACACTATCAATGGCAACTTATGCGCAGGAATATAGTGGTAAGTCAGCAGTCACAAATATGCAACACTTGATTGAGCGTTTTGATTTGCCATTTGATGTTGATAGCGGACTAAAGCAGTCATTGGCGCTGGAGAAGACGTTCATGCAGGATGGGGTCGATCTTAAGCCAGGTGCACGGGAATTGTTGCAGTTTTTACATGCCGCCCATTATTCAGTGGCGTTGGCTTCCTCCAGTATTCAGGAGCGGGCTTTGAGTATATTAACGGCTCATGATGTGGCACAGTATTTTGATCAATTCACTTTTGGACCAGACGTTGATCACGGTAAGCCTTACCCAGATATTTTTCTAATGGCATGTGCCAAGCTCAAGCAACAACCAGCCGATTGTTTAGTCCTAGAAGATAGCGAGGCTGGTATTCAGGCGGCGACAGCAGCGAATATTCCAGTGATTTGTGTCCCTGATATGAAGCGACCTAACCAGCCGTATGCTGATCAAGCAACTGCAATTGTTCCGACGTTAATGGATGTCATAACGTACTTAAAGTCGGTCCAATAG